In Lysobacter firmicutimachus, one genomic interval encodes:
- a CDS encoding response regulator transcription factor: protein MIRLLLAEDQALVRGALAALLNLEPDIEVVAEAGDGATAWEAVRRVQPDLLVTDIEMPGMTGIDLALKVRDSGLPTRVVIVTTFGRAGYLRRAMDAGVRGYLLKDAPAGQLADALRQVHRGGRAIDPQLAVAAWSDEDPLTERERQVLRLAGEGLSTAEIGERLHLSQGTVRNYLSEAIGKLDSNNRIEAYRRARQNGWL, encoded by the coding sequence ATGATCCGATTGTTGCTGGCCGAAGATCAGGCCCTGGTGCGCGGCGCATTGGCCGCGTTGTTGAACCTGGAGCCGGATATCGAAGTCGTGGCCGAAGCCGGCGACGGCGCCACGGCGTGGGAAGCGGTGCGGCGGGTGCAGCCGGACCTGCTGGTCACCGACATCGAGATGCCCGGCATGACCGGCATCGATCTGGCCTTGAAGGTGCGCGATTCCGGGTTGCCGACGCGGGTGGTGATCGTCACCACCTTCGGCCGCGCCGGCTACCTGCGCCGGGCGATGGACGCCGGCGTGCGCGGCTATCTGTTGAAGGACGCGCCCGCCGGCCAACTCGCCGATGCCTTGCGCCAGGTCCACCGCGGCGGCCGCGCCATCGACCCCCAGCTCGCGGTCGCCGCCTGGAGCGACGAGGACCCGTTGACCGAGCGCGAGCGCCAGGTGCTGCGGTTGGCCGGCGAGGGCTTGTCCACCGCCGAAATCGGCGAGCGGCTGCACCTGAGCCAGGGCACGGTGCGCAACTACCTGTCCGAAGCGATCGGCAAGCTCGACAGCAACAACCGCATCGAGGCCTACCGGCGCGCACGGCAGAACGGTTGGTTGTAG
- a CDS encoding sensor histidine kinase, with protein sequence MRLPGPPLDTQEHLLGWHLASLLYLSFVFVPLFFWPVLPWWVVAVAVGSVAVFLPLYWAFYRAGVKARLWLVLGVAAIGYTVLPFGVGGGTYLIFAAGMLASFLPLWRGVSLTVLLFAALGVEMIWTLPAVAMPLSGFLIHVLVGSIVYAGVLAARSRELRNAELRLTQEEVRRLASLAERERIGRDLHDLLGHTLSVVVLKSQLAARLIEHDTRAAQDQIGEVERVAREALTQVREAVAGIRANGLQAELAAARLALLGGEISLDHRLAPLEIPGNIETTLALALRESVTNVLRHARARRVEVELTEDPRGGIVLRIADDGRGGVAAEGHGLTGMRERLRAIGGAVEIDSPNGGGTRLSLLVPREALSAARRLPPTTPASSQDKGPALLERGIA encoded by the coding sequence ATGCGCTTGCCCGGACCGCCGCTGGACACACAGGAACACCTGCTGGGCTGGCACCTGGCGTCCTTGCTCTATCTGAGCTTCGTCTTCGTGCCGCTGTTCTTCTGGCCGGTGCTGCCGTGGTGGGTGGTGGCGGTCGCGGTCGGCTCGGTGGCGGTGTTCCTGCCGCTGTACTGGGCGTTCTACCGCGCCGGGGTCAAGGCGCGTTTGTGGCTGGTGCTGGGCGTGGCGGCGATCGGCTACACGGTGCTGCCGTTCGGCGTCGGCGGCGGCACCTACCTGATCTTCGCCGCCGGCATGCTCGCCAGTTTCCTGCCGCTGTGGCGCGGGGTCAGCCTGACGGTGCTGCTGTTCGCCGCGCTCGGCGTGGAGATGATCTGGACCCTGCCGGCAGTGGCGATGCCGCTGTCGGGGTTCCTGATCCATGTATTGGTCGGTTCGATCGTCTACGCCGGCGTGCTCGCCGCGCGCTCGCGCGAGCTGCGCAACGCCGAGTTGCGCCTGACCCAGGAAGAAGTGCGGCGCCTGGCCAGCCTGGCCGAGCGCGAGCGCATCGGCCGCGACCTGCACGACCTGCTCGGCCACACCTTGTCGGTTGTGGTGCTGAAATCGCAATTGGCCGCGCGCCTGATCGAACACGACACCCGCGCCGCGCAGGACCAGATCGGCGAGGTCGAGCGGGTCGCGCGCGAGGCCCTGACCCAGGTCCGCGAAGCGGTCGCCGGCATCCGCGCCAACGGCCTGCAGGCCGAACTCGCCGCGGCGCGGCTGGCCCTGCTCGGCGGCGAGATCAGCCTCGATCATCGCCTGGCGCCGCTGGAAATTCCCGGCAATATCGAAACCACCCTGGCCCTGGCCCTGCGCGAATCGGTCACCAACGTGCTGCGCCATGCGCGCGCGCGGCGGGTCGAAGTCGAACTGACCGAGGACCCGCGCGGCGGCATCGTGCTGCGCATCGCCGACGACGGCCGCGGCGGCGTGGCCGCCGAAGGCCACGGCCTGACCGGCATGCGCGAGCGCCTGCGCGCGATCGGCGGAGCGGTCGAAATCGACAGTCCCAACGGCGGCGGCACCCGGCTCAGCCTGCTGGTGCCGCGCGAGGCGCTGAGCGCGGCGCGGCGCTTGCCGCCGACGACGCCGGCGTCGTCGCAGGACAAGGGGCCGGCTTTGCTCGAACGAGGTATCGCATGA
- a CDS encoding CIA30 family protein, which translates to MATLARTNPALRRLKTPVLCAALFAAALLSAAETAAAPTGAAPASFAIAGARVFDGDTLLPSATVLVRDGLIAEVGAKVRVPAGTAVIDGQGATLLPGLIDAHTHSFGMARSDALRFGVTTELDMFNASGQLTAAKTERSGRARTDRADLWSAGTLVTAKGGHGTQYGVPIPTLDDPAQARAFVDARIDEGSDYIKLVLEELRDAQGKPRLNTLSEASLRAAIQAAHARKKLAVVHVSRAEEAKLAIDAGADGLVHINADRLDDPQLIEAIKRRGAFVVPTLTVEHSAYGAGNGKQLIADPRLAPFLSSAQKDELGRGFGWRVEPDKAKNATENVRLLHRAGVAVLAGTDAGNPGTSHGASQHGELELLVAAGMSPVEALRAATSTPARSFGLSDRGRIAPGLRADLVLVDGDPTADIAATRAIRTVWKNGYPVDRAVSMPTLQPGAVATWNAGQPGPRWVASFDAYMGGKSKSQLQAGQGGGTALAAKGDLVAGLPQPWAGLMLMPGPTPMAAADARSVRELSLRLRGDGRPVSVLVFSGKELPGTPGLQLVPTQAGQWQQVSVPLAGMANVDLSLLRGIAFAAGGAPGAFEFEIDTVELR; encoded by the coding sequence ATGGCCACGCTCGCCCGGACGAATCCCGCTCTGCGCCGACTCAAGACCCCGGTGCTGTGCGCCGCGCTGTTCGCCGCCGCGCTGCTGTCGGCGGCCGAGACCGCCGCGGCGCCGACCGGTGCCGCGCCGGCGAGCTTCGCGATCGCCGGCGCGCGCGTGTTCGACGGCGACACGCTGCTGCCGTCGGCGACGGTGCTGGTGCGCGACGGCCTGATCGCCGAGGTCGGCGCCAAAGTGCGGGTGCCGGCCGGGACCGCGGTGATCGACGGCCAGGGCGCGACCCTGCTGCCCGGGCTGATCGACGCCCATACCCACAGCTTCGGCATGGCGCGCAGCGACGCCCTGCGTTTCGGCGTCACCACCGAGCTGGACATGTTCAACGCCAGCGGCCAACTGACGGCGGCGAAGACCGAACGCAGCGGCCGCGCGCGCACCGACCGCGCCGACCTGTGGTCGGCCGGCACCCTGGTCACCGCCAAGGGCGGCCACGGCACCCAGTACGGCGTGCCGATCCCGACCCTGGACGACCCGGCCCAGGCCCGGGCTTTCGTCGATGCGCGCATCGACGAGGGCTCGGACTACATCAAGCTGGTGCTGGAAGAACTGCGCGACGCGCAGGGCAAGCCGCGCCTGAACACCTTGTCCGAGGCCTCGCTGCGCGCGGCGATCCAGGCCGCGCACGCCCGCAAGAAACTGGCCGTCGTCCACGTCTCGCGCGCCGAGGAGGCGAAGCTGGCGATCGACGCCGGCGCCGACGGCCTGGTGCATATCAATGCCGACCGCCTCGACGATCCGCAACTGATCGAAGCGATCAAGCGTCGCGGCGCGTTCGTGGTGCCGACCCTGACCGTCGAGCACTCGGCCTACGGCGCCGGCAACGGCAAACAGCTGATCGCCGACCCGCGCCTGGCGCCGTTCCTGAGTTCGGCGCAGAAGGACGAGCTGGGGCGCGGCTTCGGTTGGCGGGTGGAACCGGACAAGGCCAAGAACGCGACCGAGAACGTGCGCCTGCTGCATCGCGCCGGCGTCGCCGTGCTCGCCGGCACCGACGCCGGCAACCCCGGCACCAGCCACGGCGCCAGCCAGCACGGCGAGCTGGAGTTGCTGGTCGCCGCCGGGATGAGCCCGGTCGAAGCATTGCGCGCCGCGACCTCGACGCCGGCGCGCAGCTTCGGCCTGAGCGACCGCGGCCGCATCGCCCCGGGCCTGCGCGCCGACCTGGTTTTGGTGGACGGCGACCCGACCGCCGACATCGCCGCGACCCGCGCGATCCGCACGGTGTGGAAGAACGGTTATCCGGTCGACCGCGCCGTTTCGATGCCGACCCTGCAGCCCGGCGCGGTGGCGACCTGGAACGCCGGCCAACCGGGCCCGCGCTGGGTCGCGTCCTTCGACGCCTACATGGGCGGCAAGTCCAAGTCGCAGCTGCAGGCGGGGCAGGGCGGCGGTACGGCGCTGGCGGCCAAGGGCGACCTCGTCGCCGGCCTGCCGCAGCCCTGGGCCGGGCTGATGCTGATGCCCGGCCCGACGCCGATGGCCGCCGCCGACGCCCGTTCGGTGCGCGAGCTGAGCCTGCGCCTGCGCGGCGACGGCCGCCCGGTGTCGGTGCTGGTGTTCTCCGGCAAGGAACTGCCCGGCACGCCGGGCTTGCAGCTGGTGCCGACCCAGGCCGGGCAATGGCAGCAGGTCAGCGTGCCCCTGGCCGGCATGGCCAATGTCGATCTGAGCCTGCTGCGCGGCATCGCCTTCGCTGCGGGCGGGGCGCCGGGCGCATTCGAATTCGAGATCGACACGGTCGAACTCCGTTAA
- a CDS encoding aminotransferase class III-fold pyridoxal phosphate-dependent enzyme: protein MTNLLDQLAPLRAHAGKRRTVGLDDDTLVRFAVTHPELGEAVAAAAAEYALIRDLHADLLDLDEDAQIHAVQAGYVNFYPDDGVNPYVALTARGPWIVTLKGAVLHDSGGYGMLGFGHTPSAVIAAMAKPQVMANIMTPSLSQLRFERALRGAIGTARGGCPYERFFCLNSGSESVSLASRIADVNSKLMTDPGAAHAGRAIKRVVVKGSFHGRTERPALYSDSSRKTYIQHLASFRGEDSVIAIEPYDVDALKQVFADADANGWFIEAMFLEPVMGEGDPGRGVPPAFYAAARELTRNHGSLLLVDSIQAGLRAHGVLSIVDYPGFEGLDAPDMETYSKALNAGQYPLSVLAVGERAASLYRKGLYGNTMTSNPRALDVAVAVLEQVTPQLRANIRARGAEAIEKLEKLKSELGGLITKVQGTGLLFSCELSPQFKCYGAGSIEEWLRERGIGVIHGGVNSLRFTPNFTIGSDELELLVSMVGRALREGPRLQQQAAA, encoded by the coding sequence ATGACCAACCTGCTCGACCAACTCGCGCCGCTGCGCGCCCACGCCGGCAAACGCCGCACCGTCGGCCTGGACGACGACACCCTCGTCCGTTTCGCCGTCACCCATCCCGAACTGGGCGAAGCCGTGGCCGCCGCCGCCGCCGAATACGCCCTGATCCGCGACCTGCACGCCGACCTGCTCGACCTCGATGAGGACGCGCAGATCCACGCGGTCCAGGCCGGCTACGTCAACTTTTACCCGGACGACGGCGTCAACCCGTATGTCGCCCTGACCGCGCGCGGCCCCTGGATCGTGACCCTCAAGGGCGCGGTGCTGCACGACTCCGGCGGCTACGGCATGCTCGGCTTCGGCCACACCCCCTCGGCGGTGATCGCGGCGATGGCCAAGCCGCAGGTGATGGCCAACATCATGACCCCGTCGCTGTCGCAGCTGCGCTTCGAGCGCGCCCTGCGCGGGGCCATCGGCACTGCCCGCGGCGGCTGCCCGTACGAGCGCTTCTTCTGCCTGAACTCCGGTTCCGAGTCGGTCTCGCTGGCCTCGCGCATCGCCGACGTCAACAGCAAGCTGATGACCGATCCGGGCGCCGCCCACGCCGGGCGCGCGATCAAGCGCGTGGTGGTCAAGGGCAGCTTCCACGGCCGCACCGAGCGCCCGGCGCTGTACTCGGATTCCTCGCGCAAGACCTATATCCAGCACCTGGCCAGCTTCCGCGGCGAAGATTCGGTGATCGCGATCGAGCCCTACGACGTCGACGCGCTCAAGCAGGTGTTCGCCGACGCCGACGCCAACGGCTGGTTCATCGAGGCGATGTTCCTGGAGCCGGTGATGGGCGAAGGCGACCCGGGCCGCGGTGTGCCGCCGGCGTTCTATGCCGCCGCGCGCGAACTGACCCGCAACCACGGTTCGCTGCTGCTGGTCGACTCGATCCAGGCCGGCCTGCGCGCCCACGGCGTGCTGTCGATCGTCGACTACCCGGGCTTCGAAGGCCTGGACGCGCCGGACATGGAGACCTACTCCAAGGCGCTCAACGCCGGCCAGTACCCGCTGTCGGTGCTCGCCGTCGGCGAACGCGCCGCCTCGCTGTACCGCAAGGGCCTGTACGGCAACACCATGACCAGCAACCCGCGCGCGCTCGACGTCGCCGTCGCCGTGCTCGAGCAGGTCACCCCGCAGCTGCGCGCCAACATCCGCGCCCGCGGCGCCGAGGCGATCGAGAAGCTGGAAAAGCTCAAGAGCGAGCTCGGCGGCCTGATCACCAAGGTCCAGGGCACCGGCCTGCTGTTCTCCTGCGAGCTGTCGCCGCAGTTCAAGTGCTACGGCGCCGGCTCGATCGAAGAGTGGCTGCGCGAGCGCGGCATCGGCGTGATCCACGGCGGCGTCAACTCGCTGCGCTTCACCCCGAACTTCACCATCGGCAGCGACGAACTGGAGCTGCTGGTGTCGATGGTCGGCCGCGCCCTGCGCGAGGGTCCGCGCCTGCAGCAGCAGGCGGCGGCCTGA
- the upp gene encoding uracil phosphoribosyltransferase gives MKIVEVRHPLVQHKLGLMRRADNSTKSFRELASEVATLLTYEATADLETEEAVVEGWAGPVATRRIKGAKVTLVPILRAGLGMLPGVLELIPAAKVGVVGLQRDEETLQPVGYYEKLTGRMEERTALILDPMLATGGSLIATVDLLKAAGCKRIKGLFLVAAPEGLKALEARHPDVEVYTASVDERLNEVGYILPGLGDAGDKIFGTKHYA, from the coding sequence ATGAAAATCGTCGAAGTCCGCCATCCCCTGGTCCAGCACAAACTCGGCCTGATGCGCCGCGCCGACAACAGCACCAAGTCGTTCCGCGAGCTCGCCTCGGAAGTCGCGACCCTGCTCACTTACGAAGCCACCGCCGATCTGGAAACCGAAGAGGCGGTCGTCGAAGGCTGGGCCGGCCCCGTCGCCACGCGCCGAATCAAGGGCGCCAAGGTCACCCTGGTGCCGATCCTGCGCGCCGGCCTGGGCATGCTGCCGGGCGTGCTGGAACTGATCCCGGCGGCCAAGGTCGGCGTGGTCGGCCTGCAGCGCGACGAAGAGACGCTGCAACCGGTCGGCTATTACGAGAAGCTCACCGGCCGCATGGAAGAACGCACCGCGCTGATCCTCGATCCGATGCTCGCCACCGGCGGCAGCCTGATCGCCACCGTCGACCTGCTCAAGGCCGCCGGCTGCAAGCGCATCAAGGGCCTGTTCCTGGTCGCCGCGCCGGAAGGCTTGAAGGCGCTGGAAGCGCGCCACCCGGACGTGGAGGTCTACACCGCCTCGGTCGACGAGCGCCTCAACGAAGTCGGCTACATCCTGCCCGGCCTGGGCGACGCCGGCGACAAGATATTCGGCACCAAGCACTACGCCTGA
- a CDS encoding TMEM43 family protein, which produces MTLARARSRGWAIALFALAGLAFAAQARAQPAEDAEPLGEPVAGKRVVDRDFGVETRQFGLDRRVEMYQWRFTGKGYERVWNAAPIDSAGFAPGHVNPARMPLENKRWWAQDATLDGRPIQVDVLRTIGEWRVFRPNFSRLPANLAATFQPEGDGLGSAENPLDPQIGDLRVSWRELRLPALEGKLELRDGRWRLLPEAAAAALAAAPARTAPAANANAAPGGWSPGWFAVAVGFALLLLYRLRQRRRRKAR; this is translated from the coding sequence ATGACGCTGGCGCGCGCGCGCAGCCGAGGATGGGCCATCGCGCTGTTCGCGCTGGCCGGCCTCGCCTTCGCCGCGCAGGCCCGGGCGCAACCGGCCGAAGACGCCGAGCCCTTGGGCGAGCCGGTCGCCGGCAAGCGCGTGGTCGATCGCGATTTCGGCGTCGAGACGCGTCAGTTCGGCCTGGATCGCCGGGTCGAGATGTATCAGTGGCGATTCACCGGCAAGGGCTACGAACGAGTCTGGAACGCCGCGCCGATCGATTCGGCCGGATTCGCTCCGGGCCACGTCAATCCGGCGCGCATGCCGCTGGAAAACAAGCGTTGGTGGGCGCAGGACGCGACCCTGGACGGCAGGCCGATCCAGGTCGACGTGCTGCGCACGATCGGCGAGTGGCGGGTGTTCCGGCCCAATTTCAGCCGTTTGCCGGCCAATCTGGCGGCGACCTTCCAGCCCGAGGGCGACGGCCTGGGCAGTGCGGAGAATCCGCTGGACCCGCAGATCGGCGATTTGCGGGTGAGTTGGCGCGAACTGCGTCTGCCGGCGCTGGAAGGCAAGCTGGAGCTGCGCGACGGCCGCTGGCGGCTGTTGCCGGAAGCCGCCGCCGCCGCTTTGGCGGCCGCGCCGGCACGCACGGCGCCGGCGGCGAACGCGAACGCGGCGCCGGGCGGATGGTCGCCGGGCTGGTTCGCGGTCGCGGTCGGCTTCGCGCTATTGCTGTTGTATCGCCTGCGGCAACGGCGCCGGCGCAAAGCGCGGTAG
- a CDS encoding MBL fold metallo-hydrolase yields MKLWSILGNSQKLDGGAMFGNAPRAMWAKWSPPDEANRIELACRALLATPLAGKTVLFEAGIGAFFEPKLRERYGVVEERHVLIDSLAAAGFAPEDIDVVVLSHLHFDHAGGLLAPWAEGQAPRLLFPNAHYLVGREHYRRALQPHPRDRASFIPELPGLLEATGRLELVEGAHSKLLGDRVRFHYSDGHTPGLMLAEIVGPELVDGQPHGGVVFCADLIPGRPWVHVPITMGYDRNAELLIDEKKAFLSDKLARNVHLFFTHDPGCALAQVVRDDKGKFGTAHEVAELQARALAA; encoded by the coding sequence ATGAAACTCTGGTCGATCCTGGGCAATTCGCAGAAGCTCGACGGCGGTGCGATGTTCGGCAACGCGCCGCGCGCGATGTGGGCGAAGTGGTCGCCGCCCGACGAGGCCAACCGCATCGAACTGGCGTGCCGGGCGCTGCTGGCGACGCCGCTGGCCGGCAAGACGGTGTTGTTCGAGGCCGGCATCGGCGCCTTTTTCGAGCCCAAGCTGCGCGAGCGATACGGCGTGGTCGAAGAGCGCCACGTGCTGATCGATTCGTTGGCCGCGGCCGGTTTCGCGCCGGAAGACATCGACGTGGTGGTGCTGTCGCATCTGCACTTCGACCACGCCGGCGGCCTGCTGGCGCCGTGGGCCGAAGGCCAGGCGCCGCGGCTGCTGTTCCCGAACGCGCATTACCTGGTCGGCCGCGAGCATTACCGGCGCGCGCTGCAACCGCATCCGCGCGACCGCGCCAGCTTCATTCCGGAATTGCCGGGCCTGCTGGAAGCCACCGGCCGATTGGAGTTGGTCGAGGGCGCGCATTCCAAGCTGCTCGGCGACCGCGTGCGTTTCCACTACAGCGACGGCCACACACCGGGGCTGATGCTGGCCGAGATCGTCGGCCCGGAACTCGTCGACGGCCAGCCGCACGGCGGCGTGGTGTTCTGCGCCGACCTGATCCCCGGCCGGCCCTGGGTGCACGTGCCGATCACGATGGGCTACGACCGCAACGCCGAGCTGTTGATCGACGAGAAGAAGGCCTTTCTGAGCGACAAGCTGGCGCGCAACGTGCATCTGTTCTTCACCCACGATCCGGGGTGCGCCCTGGCCCAGGTGGTGCGCGACGACAAGGGCAAGTTCGGCACCGCGCACGAAGTCGCCGAATTGCAGGCGAGGGCGCTGGCGGCATGA
- the ggt gene encoding gamma-glutamyltransferase, translating into MRPRAGSTFPWLLASLLLLAAPAFAQDAAPAPASAAAPADSARRFAHPPGTAIASAHSLSTQAGLEIVRAGGNAFDAAIAVSAALSVVEPISSGIGGGGFFLLHEAKSGRDIFVDARETAPAAATPAAYLDAKGELNRDRATNGPWSAGIPGLPAALVHLAQKYGKLPLKTSLAPAIRIAREGFPVYARLEKGYAGRREVMERYRGTRAVFLADGTPPKEGEVLKQPDLAHTLELLAAKGFDGFYRGEVGAKLLKAVKEEGGQWRADELSGYKVVEREPLRLKYRGWDIVTAPPPSSGGVAMAEILQMLQGWDLAKLDPAHRTHLIVEAMRRAYRDRTIYLGDPDFVKVPLARLTSADYAAGLRATIHPEKATPSDLLSGQPAPLEDEETTHFSIIDGEGNRVSATQTVNLLYGSGMVAPGTGVLLNNEMDDFALRPGTPNAFGVMGFAANAPEPGKRMLSSMTPSFLESAEKVIAVGAPGGSRIITQVLLAVLAYDAGLAPQQVAAQPRIHHQWFPDAISAEAGALDAATVAKLQAMGHKVNAGESHWGNLQTVMWDRRDNTLSGGTDPRNPVGQADVLLSDR; encoded by the coding sequence ATGCGGCCGCGAGCCGGTTCGACGTTCCCCTGGTTGCTGGCCTCGCTGCTGCTGCTCGCCGCGCCCGCCTTCGCGCAGGACGCCGCGCCGGCGCCCGCATCGGCCGCCGCGCCGGCCGACAGCGCGCGCCGCTTCGCCCATCCGCCCGGCACCGCGATCGCCAGCGCGCATTCGCTGTCGACCCAGGCCGGGCTGGAGATCGTGCGCGCCGGCGGCAACGCCTTCGACGCGGCGATCGCCGTGTCGGCGGCGTTGTCGGTGGTCGAACCGATCAGCTCCGGCATCGGCGGCGGCGGTTTCTTCCTGCTGCACGAAGCCAAGAGCGGCCGCGACATCTTCGTCGACGCGCGCGAGACCGCGCCGGCCGCGGCGACGCCGGCCGCGTACCTGGACGCCAAGGGCGAGCTCAATCGCGACCGCGCCACCAACGGCCCGTGGTCGGCCGGCATTCCCGGCTTGCCGGCGGCGCTGGTCCACCTGGCGCAGAAGTACGGCAAGTTGCCGCTGAAGACTTCGCTGGCGCCGGCGATCCGCATCGCCCGCGAAGGCTTCCCGGTGTATGCGCGGCTGGAGAAGGGCTATGCCGGCCGGCGCGAGGTGATGGAGCGCTACCGCGGCACCCGCGCAGTGTTCCTCGCCGACGGCACGCCGCCGAAGGAAGGCGAGGTCCTCAAGCAGCCGGACCTGGCGCATACGCTGGAACTGCTGGCAGCCAAGGGCTTCGACGGCTTCTACCGCGGCGAAGTCGGCGCCAAGCTGCTCAAGGCGGTGAAGGAAGAGGGCGGCCAGTGGCGCGCCGACGAGCTGTCCGGCTACAAGGTGGTCGAACGCGAACCGCTGCGGCTGAAGTACCGCGGCTGGGACATCGTCACCGCACCGCCGCCGTCCTCCGGCGGAGTGGCGATGGCCGAAATCCTGCAGATGCTGCAGGGCTGGGATCTGGCCAAGCTCGATCCGGCCCATCGCACCCACCTCATCGTCGAGGCCATGCGCCGCGCGTATCGCGACCGCACCATCTACCTGGGCGATCCGGATTTCGTGAAGGTGCCGCTGGCGCGGCTGACCAGCGCCGATTACGCCGCCGGCCTGCGCGCCACCATCCATCCCGAAAAGGCCACTCCTAGCGACCTGCTGTCGGGCCAGCCGGCGCCGCTGGAAGACGAGGAAACCACTCACTTCTCGATCATCGACGGCGAGGGCAACCGGGTCTCGGCGACCCAGACCGTGAACCTGCTGTACGGCTCGGGCATGGTCGCGCCGGGCACCGGCGTGCTGCTCAACAACGAGATGGACGATTTCGCCCTGCGCCCGGGCACGCCCAACGCCTTCGGCGTGATGGGCTTCGCCGCCAACGCGCCGGAGCCGGGCAAGCGCATGCTCAGCTCGATGACTCCGAGCTTCCTGGAGTCGGCTGAGAAGGTGATCGCGGTGGGCGCCCCGGGCGGCAGCCGGATCATCACCCAGGTGCTGCTGGCGGTGCTGGCCTACGACGCCGGGCTGGCGCCGCAGCAGGTCGCGGCGCAGCCGCGCATCCACCACCAGTGGTTCCCCGACGCGATCTCGGCCGAGGCCGGCGCGCTCGACGCCGCCACCGTGGCCAAGCTGCAGGCGATGGGGCACAAGGTCAACGCCGGCGAGTCCCACTGGGGCAATCTGCAGACGGTGATGTGGGACCGGCGCGACAACACCCTGTCCGGCGGCACCGATCCGCGCAATCCGGTCGGCCAGGCCGATGTGCTGCTGAGCGATCGCTGA
- a CDS encoding YfhL family 4Fe-4S dicluster ferredoxin, with protein MSLKINELCVNCDVCEPACPNQAIAQGETIYVIDPARCTECVGHYDEPQCVVVCPVECIDKDPEHPESELQLLEKLRRLQQE; from the coding sequence ATGTCGCTCAAGATCAACGAACTCTGCGTCAACTGCGACGTCTGCGAGCCGGCCTGCCCGAACCAGGCCATCGCCCAGGGCGAGACCATCTATGTGATCGATCCGGCGCGCTGCACCGAGTGCGTCGGCCACTACGACGAGCCGCAATGCGTGGTCGTCTGTCCGGTCGAGTGCATCGACAAGGACCCGGAACACCCCGAATCCGAGCTGCAGTTGCTAGAGAAGCTGCGGCGTCTACAACAGGAGTAA
- the coaD gene encoding pantetheine-phosphate adenylyltransferase, translating to MSSARNRVAVYPGTFDPITNGHVDLVDRAAPLFERLVIGVAESPGKGPALPLDVRVELARQAVSHHSHVEVRGFNSLLAHFVAEVGGGVLLRGLRAVSDFEYEFQLASMNRHLIPEVETLFLTPAEQYGFISSSLVREIARLGGDVSGFVPPAVDAALRAEWQRKHH from the coding sequence ATGAGCTCCGCCCGCAACCGCGTCGCCGTCTATCCCGGCACCTTCGATCCGATCACCAACGGCCACGTCGACCTGGTCGACCGCGCCGCGCCGCTGTTCGAACGCTTGGTCATCGGCGTGGCCGAGAGCCCGGGCAAGGGCCCGGCGCTGCCGCTGGACGTGCGCGTCGAACTGGCCCGTCAGGCGGTGTCGCACCACTCGCACGTCGAGGTGCGCGGCTTCAATTCGCTGCTGGCCCATTTCGTCGCCGAGGTCGGCGGCGGGGTGCTGCTGCGCGGCCTGCGCGCGGTGTCCGACTTCGAATACGAATTCCAGCTGGCGAGCATGAACCGTCACCTGATCCCCGAGGTCGAGACCCTGTTCCTGACTCCGGCCGAGCAGTACGGCTTCATTTCCTCCTCGCTGGTGCGCGAAATCGCCCGCCTCGGCGGCGACGTTTCCGGCTTCGTGCCGCCGGCGGTGGACGCGGCGCTGCGGGCCGAGTGGCAACGCAAGCACCATTGA
- the rsmD gene encoding 16S rRNA (guanine(966)-N(2))-methyltransferase RsmD: protein MKNSRRGPRVPPPSAVAGADPPGRPAGAKATTGKVRIIGGRWRGTRLAVADSPGLRPTSDRVRETLFNWLMPMLPGARVLDLFAGSGALGLEALSRGAAAAVLVERDPALAAQLRALSERLPGGEAAQVVQSDALAWLASQPVASAGAPGFDLAFVDPPFAAGLWDRVWPALLPVLAPSAWLYAEALPDAPIRLPADWDLHREGGTREVRYALYRRRPA from the coding sequence ATGAAGAATTCCCGCCGCGGCCCGCGCGTTCCGCCTCCGTCCGCCGTCGCCGGCGCGGACCCGCCCGGTCGTCCCGCCGGCGCCAAGGCCACAACCGGCAAAGTCCGGATCATCGGCGGACGCTGGCGCGGCACCCGCCTGGCGGTGGCCGATTCGCCCGGTCTGCGCCCGACCTCGGACCGGGTCCGCGAGACGCTGTTCAACTGGCTGATGCCGATGCTGCCGGGCGCGCGCGTGCTCGACCTGTTCGCCGGCAGCGGCGCGCTCGGCCTGGAAGCGCTGTCGCGCGGCGCCGCCGCGGCGGTGCTGGTCGAGCGCGACCCGGCCCTGGCCGCGCAACTGCGCGCGCTGAGCGAGCGTCTGCCGGGAGGCGAGGCGGCCCAGGTGGTCCAGTCCGACGCCTTGGCCTGGCTGGCGTCGCAGCCGGTCGCGTCTGCGGGCGCGCCGGGCTTCGATCTGGCCTTCGTCGATCCGCCGTTCGCGGCCGGCTTGTGGGATCGGGTCTGGCCGGCGTTGTTGCCGGTCCTGGCGCCGTCGGCCTGGCTGTACGCCGAGGCGCTGCCGGACGCGCCGATCCGCCTGCCGGCCGACTGGGACCTGCATCGCGAAGGCGGCACCCGCGAGGTGCGCTACGCCTTGTACCGCCGCCGCCCGGCCTGA